One window of Pseudomonas sp. FP198 genomic DNA carries:
- a CDS encoding MFS transporter — protein MRQIWKPFRALYFASLMMLIGSGLLSTYLALRLAADNVDSLWVGALMAANYFGLVLGGKIGHRLIARVGHIRAYSACAGIVGAAVLGHGLVNWLPAWIVLRMIVGLGMMCQYMVIESWLNEQAEAKQRGVVFSGYMIASYLGLVLGQLILVMHPALGLELLMLVALCFALCLVPVALTRRIHPAPLHPAPMEPRFFIKRVPQSLTTVLGSGLIVGSFYGLAPLYASQQGLTTEQVGLFMGSCIFAGLLVQWPLGWLSDRYDRALLIRCFALILVVCALPLAILPKVPVEVLFIAGFCCSLVQFCLYPLAVAFSNDHVEGDRRVSLTAMLLVTYGVGASIGPLAAGVLMKLFGSQMLYGFFALFALVLVWRIRPKAVTNLHQVDDAPLHHVAMPDNMTSSPLVACLDPRVDEQVVQDQMQTSPNPDVEPEPEPELEPVTEGADDEPPPSDFTRARP, from the coding sequence ATGCGCCAAATCTGGAAACCTTTTCGAGCGCTTTATTTCGCCTCGCTGATGATGCTCATCGGCTCGGGCCTCCTGAGTACGTACCTGGCCTTGCGCCTGGCTGCCGACAACGTCGACAGCCTGTGGGTCGGTGCGCTGATGGCCGCCAACTATTTCGGCCTGGTGCTGGGCGGCAAGATCGGCCATCGGCTGATCGCCCGCGTCGGGCATATTCGGGCCTATTCGGCCTGCGCCGGGATCGTCGGCGCGGCGGTATTGGGCCACGGCCTGGTGAACTGGCTGCCGGCGTGGATCGTGCTGCGGATGATTGTCGGCCTGGGCATGATGTGCCAATACATGGTCATCGAGAGCTGGCTCAACGAGCAGGCCGAGGCCAAGCAGCGCGGGGTGGTGTTCAGCGGCTACATGATCGCCTCGTACCTGGGGCTGGTGCTGGGCCAGCTGATTCTCGTCATGCACCCGGCCCTGGGCCTGGAGCTGCTGATGCTGGTGGCGTTGTGTTTTGCCCTGTGCCTGGTGCCCGTGGCGCTGACCCGGCGGATTCACCCGGCGCCGCTGCATCCGGCACCGATGGAGCCGCGCTTCTTTATCAAGCGCGTGCCGCAATCGTTGACCACGGTGCTTGGCTCGGGGCTGATCGTCGGTTCCTTCTACGGCTTGGCGCCGCTGTACGCCTCCCAGCAGGGGCTGACGACCGAGCAGGTCGGTCTGTTCATGGGTAGCTGCATTTTTGCCGGCCTGCTGGTGCAGTGGCCGCTGGGTTGGCTGTCGGATCGTTACGATCGTGCGCTGCTGATTCGCTGCTTCGCGCTGATCCTGGTGGTGTGCGCGTTGCCGCTGGCCATCCTGCCGAAGGTGCCGGTGGAAGTCCTGTTCATCGCCGGATTCTGCTGTTCGCTGGTGCAGTTTTGCCTGTATCCATTGGCGGTGGCGTTTTCCAACGACCATGTCGAAGGCGATCGCCGAGTGTCGCTCACGGCCATGTTGCTGGTGACTTACGGCGTGGGCGCGAGTATCGGTCCGTTGGCGGCCGGGGTGCTGATGAAGCTGTTCGGCAGCCAGATGTTGTACGGGTTTTTCGCCTTGTTCGCCTTGGTGCTGGTGTGGCGGATCCGGCCGAAAGCGGTCACCAACCTGCATCAGGTCGATGATGCGCCGCTGCACCACGTGGCCATGCCGGACAACATGACCAGTTCACCGTTGGTGGCGTGCCTCGACCCTCGGGTAGACGAGCAGGTCGTCCAGGATCAGATGCAGACTTCGCCCAACCCCGACGTGGAGCCTGAGCCTGAGCCGGAACTGGAGCCGGTCACAGAAGGCGCGGACGACGAACCGCCACCTTCGGATTTCACCCGGGCCAGGCCATGA
- a CDS encoding flagellar brake protein produces MFNATNADDAPQPPMVLTTPLEISGNLRMLQESHDPLIITFHERTQRFQSYLVDVDRDTNTIALDEMIPRDGERFLLAGEPFRVEGFHDGVRIAWEGNGPLTIQDSKDGRCYRGALPEEVVYHQRRNAFRAALKLAQLVNVELGGDKLKSPVNGKLLDISATGCKLRFDGDITARLQLGQVYERFVAALPFGNMTAPVELRYLHFEERINTTFAGVRFHNISGLVQRQVERFVYQLQREARRFDKDDF; encoded by the coding sequence GTGTTCAATGCCACAAACGCGGATGATGCTCCGCAGCCGCCCATGGTCCTCACCACCCCCCTGGAAATCTCCGGCAACCTGCGGATGCTGCAAGAGAGCCACGATCCCCTGATCATTACCTTTCATGAGCGCACCCAGCGTTTCCAGAGCTACCTGGTGGATGTCGATCGCGACACCAACACCATCGCCCTGGACGAAATGATCCCGCGGGACGGCGAGCGTTTCCTGCTGGCAGGCGAGCCGTTTCGGGTCGAGGGTTTTCATGACGGCGTGCGCATTGCGTGGGAAGGCAACGGGCCGCTGACCATCCAGGACTCGAAGGACGGCCGCTGCTACCGCGGCGCCCTGCCTGAAGAAGTGGTTTACCACCAGCGCCGCAACGCCTTCCGGGCCGCACTGAAACTGGCGCAACTGGTGAATGTGGAACTGGGTGGCGACAAGCTCAAGTCACCGGTGAACGGCAAGCTGCTGGATATCTCCGCAACCGGCTGCAAGCTGCGCTTCGATGGCGACATCACCGCACGCCTGCAGCTGGGCCAGGTCTACGAACGTTTTGTCGCCGCCCTGCCCTTCGGCAACATGACCGCGCCGGTCGAACTGCGCTACCTGCATTTTGAAGAGCGGATCAATACCACCTTCGCCGGTGTGCGCTTTCACAACATCAGCGGCCTGGTGCAGCGCCAGGTCGAACGCTTCGTGTATCAACTGCAGCGTGAAGCCCGGCGGTTCGATAAAGACGATTTCTGA
- a CDS encoding flagella synthesis protein FlgN, with amino-acid sequence MHDTNLLQLIIDDFAPAQQLLELLQTEALALHGRDMPLLENLLAQKQALIILLDQHGRKRSEILASLNLPADNNGLAQLASQSSVGDQLLAQSAVLNDLLSQCQAANARNGQSIQMQQVATANQLRILNGGEIPTLYDARGSTAKMVKHRPLSQA; translated from the coding sequence ATGCACGATACTAATTTGTTGCAATTGATCATCGACGACTTTGCCCCGGCGCAACAATTGCTGGAGCTGTTGCAGACCGAAGCCCTGGCATTGCACGGGCGGGATATGCCTCTGCTGGAAAATCTTCTGGCGCAGAAACAGGCATTGATCATTTTGCTCGATCAGCATGGCCGCAAGCGCAGCGAGATTCTCGCCAGCCTCAACCTGCCCGCTGACAACAACGGCCTCGCGCAACTGGCCAGCCAGTCGTCGGTTGGCGATCAGCTGTTGGCGCAAAGCGCGGTGCTCAATGACCTGCTCAGCCAGTGTCAGGCCGCCAACGCCCGCAACGGTCAATCCATCCAGATGCAGCAAGTCGCTACCGCCAACCAGTTGCGCATCCTCAATGGCGGCGAAATCCCTACGCTCTACGACGCTCGCGGTTCGACCGCAAAAATGGTCAAGCACCGTCCGCTCAGCCAGGCGTGA
- the flgM gene encoding flagellar biosynthesis anti-sigma factor FlgM translates to MVIDFNRLNSSSPLTGTTRTGASKETVETDKSKPADKAATVNNGESVHLSNEAQQLQKVTDKLRDQPVVDDARVAQLKAAIADGSYKVDSNRVASKLLNFEAQR, encoded by the coding sequence ATGGTCATCGATTTCAATCGTTTAAACAGCTCCTCGCCGCTGACAGGCACAACGCGCACCGGCGCCAGCAAGGAAACCGTCGAAACCGACAAGTCCAAGCCAGCCGACAAGGCCGCTACTGTCAACAACGGGGAGTCGGTACACCTCAGCAATGAGGCTCAGCAGTTGCAGAAGGTCACTGACAAGCTGCGCGATCAACCTGTCGTCGACGACGCCCGTGTGGCGCAGTTGAAAGCAGCAATCGCCGATGGCAGCTATAAAGTCGACAGCAACCGTGTAGCCAGCAAACTGCTCAACTTCGAAGCCCAGCGCTAG
- the flgA gene encoding flagellar basal body P-ring formation chaperone FlgA encodes MNAQTTFSRRLTTHCRHWLGALLAVCLFAVGGRAVADVPVTLPDLLIGVTQGFLEFTVEDYLATSQTEGRYEIEVNQLDPRLRMPMCDKELTASLESPARPLGRVTVKVRCDSAAPWTVFVPAQVRLFREIVTTTRPLKRAGIVEPQDVVLRERDISQISQGFLTSVDQAIGQKLVRPMVADQVVTLVHLEQAEVIRKGDQVVITARSGTLAVRMPGEALANGGVREQIRVKNLNSKRVIKAQVIAPGHVEVAM; translated from the coding sequence ATGAACGCACAAACGACATTTTCTCGACGCCTGACCACTCACTGCCGCCACTGGCTCGGTGCACTGTTGGCTGTCTGCCTGTTCGCAGTTGGCGGACGTGCCGTCGCTGATGTGCCGGTTACCTTGCCTGATCTCCTTATCGGCGTCACGCAGGGCTTTCTTGAATTCACCGTAGAAGACTACCTGGCAACCAGTCAAACCGAAGGTCGCTACGAGATCGAAGTCAACCAGCTCGATCCGCGCCTGCGCATGCCGATGTGTGACAAGGAATTGACTGCCTCGCTGGAAAGTCCGGCCAGGCCCCTGGGTCGGGTCACGGTGAAGGTACGTTGCGACAGCGCCGCGCCCTGGACGGTTTTTGTGCCTGCTCAAGTACGGCTGTTCCGCGAGATCGTCACGACCACCCGTCCGCTCAAGCGCGCCGGGATTGTCGAGCCGCAGGACGTGGTGCTGCGTGAACGCGACATCAGCCAGATCAGCCAGGGCTTCCTGACGTCCGTCGACCAGGCGATCGGGCAGAAACTTGTCCGACCAATGGTCGCCGATCAGGTCGTCACCCTCGTGCACCTGGAACAGGCCGAAGTGATCCGCAAGGGCGACCAGGTCGTCATTACCGCCCGCAGCGGCACCCTGGCCGTGCGGATGCCTGGCGAGGCGCTGGCCAATGGCGGCGTACGCGAGCAGATTCGGGTAAAGAACCTCAATTCGAAACGGGTGATCAAGGCGCAGGTGATAGCGCCCGGCCACGTGGAAGTGGCCATGTAA
- a CDS encoding chemotaxis protein CheV, with protein MAGVMDSVNQRTQLVGQNRLELLLFRLDGQQLYGINVFKVREVLQCPKLTLMPKSSPVVCGVANIRGATIPILDLAMATGSGRLLDQSNPFVIITEYNTKTQGFLVRSVERIVNMNWEEIHPPPKGTGRDHYLTAVTRVDNQLVEIIDVEKILAEVAPTPETISVGVVDAETQHKAISLRVLTVDDSSVARKQVTRCLQTVGVEVVALNDGRQALDYLRQMVDEGKKPEEEFLMMISDIEMPEMDGYTLTSEIRSDPRMQKLHIILHTSLSGVFNQAMVKKVGADDFLAKFRPDDLASRVVERIKAAE; from the coding sequence ATGGCGGGAGTGATGGATTCGGTAAACCAGCGCACACAGCTGGTCGGTCAGAATCGCCTGGAGCTGTTGTTGTTCCGTCTCGATGGCCAACAACTGTATGGGATCAACGTGTTCAAGGTCCGCGAAGTGCTGCAATGCCCTAAGCTGACCCTGATGCCGAAATCCAGTCCCGTCGTGTGCGGTGTGGCGAATATCCGGGGTGCGACCATCCCGATTCTCGACCTGGCAATGGCGACCGGTTCCGGTCGGCTGCTGGACCAGAGCAATCCGTTTGTGATCATCACCGAGTACAACACCAAGACCCAAGGGTTCCTGGTGCGGTCGGTTGAGCGCATCGTCAACATGAACTGGGAAGAGATCCATCCGCCGCCCAAGGGCACCGGCCGCGATCACTACCTGACGGCGGTGACCCGGGTCGATAACCAGTTGGTTGAAATCATCGACGTGGAGAAGATCCTCGCCGAAGTGGCGCCGACCCCGGAGACGATTTCCGTCGGCGTGGTGGATGCCGAGACCCAGCACAAGGCGATTTCGCTGCGGGTCCTGACCGTCGACGATTCTTCGGTGGCACGCAAGCAGGTCACGCGTTGTCTACAAACGGTCGGCGTCGAAGTGGTCGCCCTCAACGACGGACGGCAAGCGCTGGATTACCTGCGTCAGATGGTCGATGAGGGCAAGAAGCCGGAAGAAGAGTTCCTGATGATGATTTCCGACATCGAGATGCCGGAAATGGATGGCTACACCCTGACGTCGGAAATTCGCAGCGACCCGCGCATGCAGAAGCTGCACATCATCTTGCATACGTCGTTGTCCGGGGTTTTCAACCAGGCGATGGTCAAGAAAGTCGGCGCCGATGATTTTCTGGCCAAGTTCCGGCCCGACGACCTGGCGTCGCGGGTGGTCGAGCGAATCAAGGCAGCAGAATAA
- the cheR gene encoding protein-glutamate O-methyltransferase CheR has translation MSTGNLDFEQFRVFLEKACGILLGENKQYLVSSRLNKLMEQQGLKSLGELVQRIQTQPRSGLREMVVDAMTTNETLWFRDTYPFEVLKNRVLPAAIKASPGQRLRIWSAACSSGQEPYSLSMSIDEFERSNLGQLKMGVQIVATDLSGTMLNNCKTGEYDSLAIGRGLSPDRLQRYFDPKGPGKWVVKAPIKSRVEFRSFNLLDSYASLGKFDIVFCRNVLIYFSAEVKKDILLRIHSTLKPGGYLFLGASEALNGLPDHYQMVQCSPGIIYQAK, from the coding sequence TTGTCTACGGGTAATTTGGATTTCGAACAGTTCCGGGTCTTCCTGGAAAAAGCCTGTGGCATCCTGCTTGGTGAAAACAAGCAGTACCTGGTGTCGAGCCGTCTCAACAAATTGATGGAACAACAGGGCCTCAAGTCGCTGGGCGAACTGGTGCAGCGCATCCAGACCCAGCCACGCAGCGGGTTGCGCGAGATGGTGGTGGACGCGATGACCACCAACGAAACCCTGTGGTTTCGCGATACCTATCCCTTCGAAGTATTGAAGAACCGGGTCTTGCCGGCGGCCATCAAGGCCAGTCCGGGGCAACGCCTGCGCATCTGGTCGGCGGCCTGCTCGTCGGGACAGGAACCGTATTCGCTGTCGATGTCCATCGATGAGTTCGAACGCTCCAACCTCGGCCAGCTGAAGATGGGCGTGCAAATTGTCGCCACCGACCTGTCCGGGACCATGCTCAACAACTGCAAGACCGGTGAGTACGACAGCCTGGCCATCGGCCGTGGCCTGTCGCCTGATCGCCTGCAACGCTATTTCGATCCGAAAGGACCGGGCAAATGGGTGGTCAAGGCGCCAATCAAGAGCCGCGTGGAGTTCCGCTCGTTCAACCTGCTGGACAGCTATGCCAGCCTGGGCAAGTTCGACATCGTGTTCTGCCGCAACGTGCTGATCTACTTCTCCGCCGAGGTGAAGAAAGATATCCTGCTGCGTATCCACAGCACCCTGAAGCCGGGCGGCTACCTGTTCCTTGGCGCGTCCGAGGCGTTGAACGGCTTGCCGGATCATTACCAGATGGTCCAGTGCAGTCCGGGGATCATCTATCAGGCGAAGTGA
- the flgB gene encoding flagellar basal body rod protein FlgB, with protein sequence MSISFDKALGIHEKALGFRAQRAEVLANNIANADTPNYKARDLDFSKVLAEQNEKTKNGHFALNMTNNRHIEAEGVGSGDESLMYRTPMQPSIDQNTVDAQLEQSNYAENSVNFQASFTLLNSKFKGLVSALRGE encoded by the coding sequence ATGAGCATCAGCTTCGATAAAGCGCTCGGTATCCACGAAAAGGCCCTGGGCTTCCGCGCCCAGCGTGCCGAAGTCCTGGCCAATAACATTGCCAACGCCGACACCCCGAACTACAAGGCCCGTGACCTGGACTTTTCCAAGGTGCTCGCCGAGCAGAACGAAAAAACCAAGAACGGCCACTTCGCCTTGAACATGACCAACAACCGTCATATCGAAGCCGAAGGCGTTGGCAGTGGCGACGAATCGCTGATGTATCGCACGCCGATGCAGCCGTCGATCGACCAGAACACCGTGGATGCTCAACTGGAACAGTCCAACTACGCGGAAAACTCCGTGAACTTCCAGGCCAGCTTCACCCTGCTCAACAGTAAATTCAAAGGGCTGGTATCAGCCCTGCGTGGAGAGTAA
- the flgC gene encoding flagellar basal body rod protein FlgC produces the protein MSIASVFNIAGSAMSAQTTRLNTVASNIANAETVSSSIDQTYRARHPVFATMFQGGQSGGSDSLFQDQDAAGQGVQVLGVVEDQSNLDARYEPNHPAADAKGYVYYPNVNVVEEMADMISASRSFQTNAEMMNTAKAMMQKVLTLGQ, from the coding sequence ATGTCGATCGCGAGCGTATTCAACATCGCCGGCAGTGCCATGAGTGCCCAGACCACTCGCCTGAACACCGTCGCCAGTAACATCGCCAACGCCGAGACCGTCTCGTCGAGCATCGACCAGACCTACCGCGCCCGCCACCCGGTATTCGCCACCATGTTCCAGGGCGGCCAGTCCGGCGGCAGCGACTCGCTGTTCCAGGACCAGGACGCGGCCGGGCAGGGGGTACAGGTACTCGGCGTGGTTGAGGACCAGAGCAACCTCGACGCCCGTTACGAGCCGAATCATCCGGCCGCCGACGCCAAGGGTTACGTCTACTACCCGAACGTCAACGTCGTTGAAGAAATGGCCGACATGATTTCCGCCAGTCGTTCGTTCCAGACCAACGCCGAAATGATGAACACCGCCAAAGCCATGATGCAGAAGGTCCTGACCCTCGGTCAGTGA
- the flgD gene encoding flagellar hook assembly protein FlgD: MSVTNTTGLSLNEVLANSSVKTNTTTDGLGAASAAATGKKELGKDAFLQLLVTQLNNQNPLEPQDNGEFVAQLAQFSSLEGITTLNDTVRGIASNYNSSQALQASSLVGRSVIAPGDKAVVDTSKSLNGTVVVPTSVSSLSIKINDKDGKTVRTIELGSQNAGKADFIWDGKGEDGTPLESGTYTFAASTTIDGKATSLVTNLPATVSSVTISQTGGELMLNLAGLGSIPLSRVQTIGM, encoded by the coding sequence ATGAGCGTCACCAATACCACCGGTTTGAGCCTCAACGAAGTACTGGCCAACTCCTCGGTCAAGACCAACACCACGACCGATGGCCTGGGCGCGGCGTCGGCTGCGGCGACTGGCAAGAAAGAGCTGGGCAAGGATGCGTTCCTGCAGTTGCTCGTCACTCAGCTGAATAACCAGAACCCGCTGGAGCCACAGGACAACGGCGAGTTCGTTGCCCAGTTGGCGCAGTTCAGCAGCCTGGAAGGCATCACCACCCTCAACGACACCGTCAGGGGTATTGCCAGCAACTACAACTCGTCCCAGGCCCTGCAGGCTTCTTCGCTGGTGGGCCGTTCGGTCATTGCCCCGGGCGACAAGGCGGTGGTCGACACCTCCAAGAGCCTCAACGGCACGGTGGTGGTACCGACATCGGTATCGTCCCTCTCGATCAAGATCAACGACAAGGACGGCAAGACGGTGCGCACCATCGAGCTGGGCAGCCAGAACGCCGGCAAGGCCGATTTCATCTGGGACGGCAAGGGCGAAGACGGCACCCCGCTCGAGTCGGGCACCTATACCTTCGCCGCCTCGACCACCATCGATGGCAAGGCGACTTCGCTGGTCACCAACCTGCCGGCCACGGTCAGCAGCGTCACGATCAGCCAGACCGGCGGCGAGCTGATGCTCAACCTCGCCGGCCTGGGCAGCATCCCGCTGTCACGCGTACAAACTATTGGTATGTAA
- the flgE gene encoding flagellar hook protein FlgE, with the protein MSFNIGLSGLYAANKQLDVTGNNIANVATTGFKSSRAEFADVYSATKLGSGSKTVGNGVRLANVSQQFGQGDVNNTGNVLDMGIQGQGFFVLSNNGSLSYTRAGTFKTDKEGFITNSEGTARLQGYGVDANGKIQNGILTDLRIDTSNLPPKPTDLISSTINLNSTADAIPKTATYKFDPANTATFTKQFTTPVYDAQGNQHSMDQYMVKTGANTWDVYTLIDGRNLDGSSPTDATTLAVPSTMTFGESGELLKVSTPMPSGTPRESSDLLLTGWIPGTVKDGVWSANGADGADTITLSLGKTTQFNADTARSIPTQNGYATGQITNLTIDGSGVLLANFSNNQTKPIGQLSLASFTNEQGLQPVGGTSWKETFASGIPGYDAPETGTLGSIVSNSLEESNVNLTNELVELIKAQSNYQANAKTISTQSTIMQTIIQMT; encoded by the coding sequence ATGTCTTTCAATATCGGCCTTAGCGGTCTCTATGCAGCCAACAAACAGCTGGACGTGACGGGTAACAACATCGCCAACGTGGCGACCACCGGTTTCAAGTCGTCCCGCGCGGAATTCGCCGACGTCTACTCGGCCACCAAGCTGGGCTCGGGCTCCAAGACCGTCGGCAACGGCGTGCGCCTGGCCAACGTTTCCCAGCAGTTCGGCCAGGGTGACGTGAACAACACCGGCAACGTGTTGGACATGGGTATCCAGGGCCAGGGCTTTTTTGTCCTGAGCAACAACGGTTCGCTGAGCTACACCCGTGCCGGTACCTTCAAGACCGACAAGGAAGGCTTCATCACCAACAGCGAAGGCACCGCGCGCCTGCAGGGTTATGGCGTGGATGCCAACGGCAAGATCCAGAACGGCATCCTGACCGACCTGCGCATCGACACGTCCAACCTGCCGCCCAAGCCCACCGACCTGATTTCGTCGACCATCAACCTGAACTCGACGGCAGACGCGATTCCGAAGACGGCGACCTACAAGTTCGATCCGGCCAATACCGCCACCTTCACCAAGCAGTTCACCACCCCGGTCTACGATGCCCAGGGTAACCAGCACTCCATGGACCAGTACATGGTCAAGACGGGCGCCAACACCTGGGACGTCTACACCCTGATCGATGGTCGTAACCTGGACGGCAGTTCGCCGACCGACGCAACCACCCTTGCGGTCCCTTCGACCATGACTTTTGGCGAGAGCGGCGAGTTGCTTAAGGTCAGTACGCCAATGCCGTCGGGCACGCCGCGCGAGAGCAGCGATCTGCTGCTTACGGGCTGGATTCCAGGTACCGTGAAGGATGGCGTGTGGAGCGCCAACGGTGCCGATGGCGCTGATACCATCACACTTTCCCTGGGCAAGACCACCCAGTTCAACGCTGACACTGCACGGTCGATTCCTACTCAGAACGGCTACGCCACCGGCCAGATCACCAACCTGACCATCGACGGCAGCGGTGTGCTGCTGGCGAACTTCAGCAACAACCAGACCAAGCCGATCGGCCAGCTCTCCCTGGCCAGCTTCACCAACGAGCAAGGCCTGCAGCCTGTAGGCGGCACTAGCTGGAAAGAAACCTTTGCGTCGGGCATCCCGGGCTACGATGCTCCGGAAACCGGCACCCTGGGTTCGATCGTCTCCAACTCCCTGGAAGAGTCCAACGTCAACCTGACCAACGAACTGGTCGAGCTGATCAAGGCCCAGAGCAACTACCAGGCGAACGCCAAGACCATCTCCACCCAGAGCACCATCATGCAGACCATTATTCAGATGACTTGA